In Conger conger unplaced genomic scaffold, fConCon1.1 SCAFFOLD_221, whole genome shotgun sequence, the following are encoded in one genomic region:
- the LOC133121191 gene encoding zinc transporter ZIP11-like: protein GLAVGVGFGAIGKTPSATFERARNLAIGIGIQNFPEGLAVSLPLRGSGVSAWRAFWYGQLSGMVEPVAGLLGAVAVVMAEPLLPYALAFAAGAMVYVVVDDIIPEAQLSGNGALASWSCILGFVVMMSLDVGLG, encoded by the exons AGGGCCTGGCGGTTGGTGTGGGGTTCGGGGCCATTGGAAAGACTCCGTCCGCCACTTTCGAGAGAGCCAG GAACCTGGCTATCGGCATCGGCATCCAGAACTTCCCAGAAGGCCTTGCAGTGAGTCTGCCTCTCAGGGGGAGCGGAGTGTCCGCATGGAGAGCCTtctg GTATGGCCAGCTCAGTGGCATGGTGGAGCCGGTTGCCGGGTTACTGGGTGCGGTTGCCGTGGTGATGGCGGAGCCCTTGCTCCCCTACGCGCTGGCCTTCGCTGCGGGAGCCATGGTGTACGTGGTGGTGGATGACATCATCCCTGAGGCCCAGCTCAG tgggaACGGGGCGCTGGCCTCCTGGAGCTGCATACTG